The sequence AGAGCTGAATGTTCAGTTCCCAGTTCACAGCATATTAAACTGGTAGGACTGAGAACTCACCTGGGACTTTCTGCTCATCCAGTGGAAGGCAGATGAATGGCTTTACTCTGTCTTTCCTGTCTCTTAATAGAAAAAATTGGggatgcaaaaggaaaaagagccTGTGAAACCTTGCTGAGCCGTTGTTCCATTTTCGCTGCCAGTCTGGCTCTCACTCCTTTGTTTGCCTTTCAGAGATGCTCCTCATCACAGCCAACCCGTATGATTACCCATTCATCAGCCAAGGGGACATTTCTGTGGCCAGCATTGATGACCGGGAGGAGCTTGTTGCCACAGATGTGAGTACATTTAGCAAGGAGAGGCAGTATCACTTTTACCATCACCACTGTTCTAATCAGCTGATCTACCCGGTGTGCAGGCAGCCATTGACATTTTGGGCTTCAGCTCTGATGAGAGAATGGGGATTTACAAACTGACAGGAGCAATCCTGCACTACGGGAACATGAAATTCAAGCAGAAGCCACGTGAAGAGCAGGCAGAGCCGGATGGCACGGAAGGTAGTACCTTCATGGCTTGGAGAGATGTATTTCCAACTGTCTTCATACCATTTTTCACTAGAAATGCATGGAGTCTTCCAGGAAAGAACCAGTTGTTCCTCGAtgaatgtaagaaaaaaaaaaggttcagcCTTCAGCTTACCACACCCTGTAGAGTTGCTTTCTGCATCCACTTTATTCCTGCTGAAGGACCCTGCGTGTGGGACACCTTGCTGTGGCGTGCACCAGTTTCTGATAGCAGATCCGGATGGGTTCTGCTTGGGTGATGTTGTGGAGAAGTGGCTTGAAGGGAAAACCACTCTGTTGCCCCATCACCGATGCATGCACTGGTTTTACCGTGCCTGTTGGTGCTGTTGTAGCCACTCAATCACGAGGGTGAGCCCAACAAGCCTTTTTGGAAAAGTAAATAAGAATGCCAATGAAGCTTTGTGGGTAGGGTAAAGCCAACCAGTCTGCCAAGTTTCAGAGTGAGCTCTGGCTGGTTCCAAGGAATTCGGCCTGTCCCAGctaagaagaaagtttttcagcttttttttttgtttgtttgtttgttttacagaggCTGACAAAGCAGCGTACCTGATGGGCCTGAACTCAGCAGACTTGCTGAAAGCTTTGTGCTATCCCCGGGTGAAAGTGGGAAATGAGTATGTCATGAAGGGTCAAACAGTGGATCAGGTGAgtgtcagggagcagcagggaccaTCCTctccctgaggggctggagtgGGTGCAGGTCACAGCTGGGTATCATCAGGACCATTAAGGCCTATTAGTGCACTCTGTGGGCTGATGGCACGTGTGCATGGCTTTATTCTGGTGATGCACTAGCGGTGCTCTGACACAGCTGTGTGAACCATCTCCTTGCAGGTGCAGCAGGCTGTGAATGTAATTTCCAGGTCAGTCTATGAAAAACTCTTCCTGTGGATGGTGATGCGCATCAACCAACAACTGGATACAAAGCTGCCAAGACAGCACTTTATTGGCATCTTAGACATTGCTGGCTTTGAGATTTTTGAGGTTTGGTTTTATATAGCACTCTCAGACTTCTGGCTATCTTTAAACACTTATTTATccttttctttgacttttctgACTTCTCCTTATCCTCATCCCAATGCAGCCCTGGAGAACAAGGCTGAAGCTGCTTCTGCCATTGTAGATCCACCAGCCActttgcaagagaaaagaaacagctgaagcaTAGTTGTGAAGCTGCTGACTCCCTCCCCACAAAATCTCTATTTAGTGACGTTAGTGTCTCCCCAAAAAATTGCCAATTTAGGCTACATCAACCatgtgctgcacagcacagcttttctgtaaGCCTGAACCACCCATGATATATTCTTTATGCTATTACCAAAACCTTTCAGGGGTAGTCTTGCTGACCTTGCCCTGACATCACTATGAAATGAATTGAATAGAGTCAGTTTAACAATATTAACACATTTGCTCAAATATTAGTTCaacagcctggagcagctgtgcaTCAACTTCACCAATGAGAAGCTGCAACAGTTCTTCAACCGCCACATGtttgtgctggagcaggaggagtaCAAGAAGGAAGGAATTGAGTGGGAGTTCATTGACTTTGGGATGGACCTGGCTGCCTGCATTGAGCTCATTGAGAAGGTGAGTTTCTTAGGCAGCTTGTGCAATCACACAAATCATATCTGGAAGGAGTTCTTGGGAGTGTTTGCACTGAGTGCCTTCAATACAACCTGTGTGAAGCTTCCGGGTCTCCTtacctcttcctttccttgaaACGTGACCCTGGTGACTGACTAGAGGTGTATTCTGCCTTCTGAgaagaaattgcttttatttctccgttctgtctttttctcttccacaaaATTATATGGTCAGTTGTCATGTCATTTCATACCCCAGTTGTCTTCTGTCTTTGTGTCCTTCTCAAGTTTTCCTCTCAGTTAAACTGAAATATAAGAAAGCCTCATGTCTTCTTGCTTTTAGCTCGTTCTGGATAAGGAGAAGACACTACTGTATTCCAAGAAAATACTGCACAGTTTTTGCTTGGCTCACTTTGTTTTCTGGCTGATGGCTTGGTAGCTCAAATCTCTATGAAAATCTGGTGCTTTTGAATATCTTGccagctttttttcagaaaaaaacttacTTACCTGCTCCTCCCAAGCTAATTCTCTGTAAAATACCTCCAATACTTTACTTTTAGCATTTATTTCACTCCATATTATTATAACTTGAATTCATCTTATTTGAAAACACCTTTTTTCTATTCAGCCCATGGGCATCTTCTCCATCCTGGAAGAGGAGTGCATGTTCCCCAAGGCAACTGACACCTCTTTCAAGAACAAGCTCTACGACCAGCACCTGGGCAAGTCCAGCAACTTCCAGAAGCCCAAGCCTGCCAAAGGCAAGGCTGAGGCCCACTTCTCCCTGGTGCACTATGCTGGCACGGTGGACTACAACATCACTGGCTGGCTGGAGAAGAACAAGGACTCCCTGAATGAAAGTGTTGTGGGGCTGTATCAGAAATCATCAATGAAAATTTTATGCAGTCTTTATGCCACCTTTGCTTCCATAGATGAAGGTAAGATCAGAGGACTATGTCTCCTGTCTGGTGTTTCCAGCTGTAGCTATCACCTGACTTGAATCGGTGTTGTCAGTATTTGTGCTCTATGTATTAGATGCACAATTATAATGCTGTCAAAGGGATCTACAACAATACCTCAGTTGGACTGTCATCTCATTTTCCAGTTGAAAATGGTGGTATTAAGAAGAAAGGAACCAAGAAAAAGGGCTCTTCCTTCCAAACTGTCTCTGTACTCTTTCGGGTAGGTGCGTTCTCTGGCACAGCACGGGCCAGCTGCAGGGACCGCCGAGAAGGCAGTCCTGTCAGATCTGTCTGCACTGGCTCACCATTCCCACTTTCCCTGTTGCCATATGATACTGTGGAAAGTTACCTTTGGGATCTGGTAAAGCTTAATTTGAATTCTGCTTTGCTGATGAGGTCCAATGGGATGATGGTCATGTGCTTTGACCAGGTTACAGAGTTCCAAGACAGCCCAAAGATTGTCTTGGCTTTGACCTTTGGTGCTAACAGCATCCTTCCCTTCTTTGGCTGTAACTGGCTGCCTCCAGGGTGGGTCTCTGTGTGGCCCCCGGTGCCTTGCAGTCACTGTGGGCAACACGAATTACATGTTGCAGCCCCCCAATGCTAGTGTGACACATCTGTATCCTGGGGCCAGGAgcaggctcagccctgcctgaCAGAACGAGGAACGCAGCCTTCACCTGGCTGTGACGTGGGTAATGTCAGCATTGCATGAAGTGATTGAAGAACCGCAATGCTAACAAAAGCTGTCCTGCAGAGCAGATGACCTCTGATGTCATAGACAAACATTGATTTTGTGGCTCAAGTCTCTTTTAATTATACATAACGAATATACTTaagtaataaaaccaaaaaaatcaacccATTCTTTCATTCGATCAAAAGTTTGTTTGATCAAGGAAGACCACTGTTGGTATCCTGGAATAttgttgctttctttccatctgTGTCCTGATTAATATGTCTTTATGATTCTAGCTGGTAAggacacattttcattttaagacagGAGGAAAGCTTATCAATTGTATCTACTGTTAGTAGCTATTTACTTTGATGCCTACACAGGGTTGTAGAATATTCACTAGAAGAGTAAGGAAAAGAttctgaatttgtatttttcattagagTCAAACCATATGGAGAATATTAGCATTATGTCTTGAATTAATACAGACTTTGCGAATGATCTCttttttacaggaaaatctAAATAAGCTGATGTCCAACTTGCGAGCAACTCATCCTCATTTTGTGCGTTGTATCATTCCTAACGAAACAAAGACCCCAGGTAATTCATAAAACATAGATTAGAAATTGGCAGAAAGACCAATTGACCAGTGCTAGAAAAATGAATATATCCCCATGTTGCTCTGTCATAGGGCTGATGAATCACAAGCTTGTTCTGCACCAGCTGAGATGTAATGGTGTTCTGGAAGGCATTCGAATCTGCAGAAAAGGATTTCCCAGCAAGATATTATATGGGGATTTTAACCAGAGGTCTGTGATAACGTTCTTGTGTTTGAGCCCAATTCATTTGAGAGGAGAGTCTTGCTAAACAAGTCAATGATACAGTTCTTAGGAAAGtactattttaatatttaacaacCATGGAAAGTATGAAGACATATCTAATAGCAGGGTCTGTGGGGGCAGTGTCCACCCAAATGCCAGTGTAAATGCAGGTgtaaagatttctgaaaatgcaggaACTTGTCGTCTAAAAGATAGGCTTAAAGCAAGAGAGCAAGGGACCTGAAAAAGGATGTTGTCAAGGTAGAAGTGAAGTATACCTTTCCTGCAGTGAGGGTGAACAGCTTACCTGGGACACTCTCAAGGTTTGAAGGCTTCGAATAAGattgaaatgtctttaaaaaaaatattactatatTAATCACAAGAAGGGGGCTGGATGAACACGGCATTGGGAGGATGGTGTGCCTGTGTTATAGAAGAGGTCAGAGAGATAATTTTAGCAGGCCCCCTATTCTTAAAACTCATTAATTTTTTGAGTTCACAGCTAACCTAGTGAACTGGCCCCTTGATTAGTGTAAATGACTGTGGCATAGATGAGCAGAGTCTCTCAGATCCAGAGAACAGACCGTCCGTGCCTTCACTCTCTGAGGGATGTAAGACATGCTGGGAGCCTACGGAACTGACCAGCTTCTTACTGCTTTGCTGTTTAAGGCTGGAGGTGTGAGTCAGACTCAGCCTTCCCCTGTACCTTCAGAGTGACAGCTATTCTTGTAGCATCCTGTGCACTAAAATGATGCCGATGGTTaagctttttcctttattttgtcaGATACCGCCTTCTGAATGCTGGTGTCATTCCAGAAGGACAGTTTGTTGATAGCAAGAAGGCATGTGAAAAGTTGCTGTCTTCCATTGAAATAGATCATACTCAGTACAAATTTGGACACACTAAGGTAAACATTTAGTTTTTCCACACAATGAGAAATCATCCATTGCATTGAAATACAAGCCCAGCAATGACTGATCTCTGTTCTTTGGTTGCAGGTGTTCTTCAAAGTAGGTTTGCTAGCTGTCCTGGAAGAGATGAGAGATGATTGTTTAGGACAACTGATCACACAGACACAGGCTTTATGCAGGGGATACCTCAGGAgacttgaatttaaaataatgctgaagCGAAGGTGTGTGTCTTCTGTGAGGTCTGATGTCTcaaagctgtgcttttttcaCAGTACTGATGGATCACTTCGATTTCAGGGATTCCATCTTCTGCATTCAGTACAACATCCGTGCGTTCATGAATGTCAAGCACTGGCCCTGGATGAAGTTGTTCTTCAAGATAAAACCCCTCTTAAAAAACGTGGAAACTGAGAAAGAGATGGCCATGATGAAGGAAGAGTTTGAGAGAACAAAAGAAGAACTGGCTAAATCAGAAACCCAGAggaaagaactggaagaaaaactgGTGACTCtggtgcaaaagaaaaagcacctgCAGCTGCAAATACAGACTGTAcgtaatttaaaatattctggctCCTGAGATTACATCAGTTTTGTATGAGTGTTCAGGAAAGGTCTGAATGgaaattctgttatttcatGTTCCTGTTGCATAATGGGCAGGTGATTTTTGCACGTGTCAATGCCAATGTGTGATAACAAAACAcgtttctgttttctttaaaaaggaaaatgaaaatttggcTGATACTGAAGAGAGATGTGACCAGCTGATCAAATCAAAATTCCAGCTGGAAGCAAGATTAAAGGAGTTAGTGGAAAAACTGGAGGATAAAGAGGAGATAAATGCTGATCTGGCAGCCAGAAAGAGGAAACTGGAGGACGAATGCTCTGAGCTGAAGAAAGATATTGATGACCTTGAGTTAACATTGGCCAaggctgaaaaggaaaagcatgccacagaaaacaaggtattttttatttctgctttttgcatgtTTAATAATAGTTGCGCTATCTATACATAAGATGTAAAGGTGCAGTCAACTTGAACAATAACGTGATGCTGTATAAGGAAACCTATAGGTTTGATGTTAAATTTGCTCACCTCTATTGTGCAGGACAACCAACCCGTAAGCAtacaaaaatgctttaagaTGAAAGTTCAGGGTTGCTTTGTGACTTCAGAAGGGTTGATAGATAACAGAGATTATATAGCTTGACCATATAATGCAACTAATGAAGTCTCTTTGGTAGCCTGGCAAAgagtttatttcctttgtgtGATCGCTAGCCTATATCAAAGACAAAATTGTTAATGATCTTCAAGTATTTTGCCTTACAATAGGTTAAAAATCTAAATGAAGAAATGACAGGTTTGGGTGAGACTATTGAGAAGTTAGACAAGGAGAAGGCGGCCCTGCAAGAAGCCCACCAGCAGGCACTGGATGACCTGCAAATTGAGGAGGACAAAGTTAATTCCCTCACCAAAGCCAGGATCAAGCTGGAGCAACAAGTGAACCATGTGAGCATGTTCAACACAAGAAGAAGGGGCAGATTGTTCAGTTGTTCCATCAGTCATctttatatatgtttatgttACAGGTTGAAGGATCTttagaacaggaaagaaaagtttgtATGGATCTTGAACGAGCAAAGAGAAAGCTTGAGGGAGACTTGAAACTTTCCCAGGAAACCATAATGGATCTGGAGAATTCTAAACAACatttagatgaaaaattaaggaagtatgagaaaaaaagtctgtgtcAAATTTACTATTTGATTTTAACTGgacttactttctttttattaaaataacatttccttCACAGGAAAGACTTTCAGTTTAACCAGATGCAAAACAAGATTGAGGAACAGCAGAATTCAGGTACTCAATTGCAGAAGAAGATCAGAGAATTGCAGGCAAGAGAATTTGTATAAGTACTTCATCATTACTGTTTGCTTCTTTAAACTGTAGTAGCATGAATAATGCTTGTCCAGAGTTGGTAACTAGTAAAATCTCTGACCTAGTCACAGTAATTAACTTGATAGGTTGTAATAATTTTCTCCACGCAACTGcagtgggttgaccctggctgacCACCAGCTACCCACCGAGCTGCTCTATCGCTCCCCCACTCAGCTGgatgaggggagaaaaatacgacaaaaggctcatgggtcgaAGTAAGGAtggggagatcactcaccaattactgtcacaggcaaaacagactcaactcaggaaaatgaatttaatttatgaccaaccagagcagaggagggtAATGAGGAATAAAAGGCTGCCCATGGATCACGGCCTCcttcgggcaccccctgcccggcAAGGGGTCCCACACGGGCTGTGGGGGGACACCTGCTCCCCCGTGGGTTCCATGGGTGGGAGCACAGCCTGCCCGGCCAGGGCCTTCCCGCGGGATGCCCGGGAACCTCTGCTCCAcacctggagcccctcctgcctcctcctgccctgcccgggggggctgcagggccgctGCTCTCActgttctcactcctctcttctgactgctgctggtgttgtgcagggtttttcccctttttcaacCCGCTCTCCCCAAGGTTCTGCCAtcggtgctgggctgggctgtggccaGTGGCGGGtctggctgggagctggctggccCGGGCTCCATCGGCCACGGGGGGCTTCTCGCAGCTTCTCACATGCAGCACTCCTGTAGCCCCCCGCCACCAAAgccttgccacgcaaacccgATACAACAACAGAAAGCTGTGATCTGAAGGTAGCGTGCATTGATCCGTATAGGTCTTTTCCCATTGGTAAGCCTTTGCCTACATTggcaaaacagtaaaatttaaaGGGACTTTGTTTTGCTTATAATCTCCAAAACAATGGGCTTTGTGTTCTACTATGAGAGTAATGCATTAGCCTAAGCATTGAATTATCTGGTCCCTTATTAATTCCTGATGTGATGTCTCCTCATTACATAGGCCCGTGttgcagagctggaagaggagaTTATGAGTGAGAAAGCAACGCGggcaaaagcagagaagcattGTGATGAGCTGGCTAATGAGCTCGAGGAAATCAGTGAAAGACTTGAAGAGGCTGGAGGAGCCACCACGGCTCAAACTGAACTTAACAAGAAGCGTGAGGCAGAATTTCAGAAGATGCGTCGCGACCTGGAGGAGGCCACGCTGCAGCACGAAGCCACGGCTGCGGCCCTGCGCAAGAAGCACGCGGACAGCACCGCTGAGCTTGGGGAGCAGATCGACAACCTGCAGCGAGtgaagcagaagctggagaaggagaagagtGAGCTCAAGATGGAGATTGACGACTTGGCCAGTAGTACAGAGACCATTGCTAAGTCCAAGGTGTTTCTTTATAAGCGAAATACATGAACTGGCAATATTTCTGTCTGGTGGGGCCGTAACgcaatacacacacacgtacGCAGTTTctactttcttcttctctttaaggctaatctggaaaaaatgcaCCGCTCCCTGGAAGACCAGATGAGAGAGGTAAAAGCCAAATTTgaggaaaaccagagaaataCAAATGACATGGTGATACAGAAAGCCCAGCTCCAGACAGAGTCCGGTAAGGAAGGCACAAAGCTCTGCTGAGGGGAAGTTTTTCCCTTCTCAGGTGGTACCGCATGTGAGACCTAGCTGTAACCAAGGTGCGTATTCTCCTTCCAGACTCATTGGTACAGGCAGAGACAACGTTAGAAATAAATCAAAGGAAATGAGTCGATGAGTGACACTTTAAAGTTCATAAGCCAATTGTAAGCATCGTTTGCTTAGGTAAATAATTCCCCAAATGATGTGATATAGCTCGCTGATTCTGTGCAGGGGGACTGGGAATTTGGGACAGTCCCAAATGATTTGATCAACTTGTTAGAACTGCACTTTCTCATCCAAGAGTGTACGTATTCACTGCGTGTAcagtatctctgtgtgtgttacTCTCATGAAGCTTGTTCATGCTCCCACACAGACTTCTTGGAACAGTGTGAATGATGAGTGTGAATGCTGCTCGGTCTGACCAACTGCAAGGTCAGAGATCTCAAATTCAAATGTCACTGAATTGACTTTAACCTTCTGAATTTTAGAGATTATATGCAATAGCAGATCAGGGAGTGCTGACACATGCTGTTCTAGCAGCTAAGCCATAGGGCTACACCTGCCATGAAAACCCTTTTAATGTGAATTTATATGAACTTATATGAATGAGCTCTATAGGCACATCTGTATGTGGATGGTGATACAGTTACAAGGGAACAGCAGACCAAAGAGGGCCCAGCATATGAAAGTCTCCCAAAATCTGCTAACCTTTAGAGGCTAACAGTCCTGATGAATCCACAAGAACTGCCAACCTCAGAACACCAAGACCTGCCAGATCAGCCCAAGGCCACTGGCAAACACCAGCATTGACAATGGGCTGTGTAACTGGGTCCGCATCCGAGAGGGCGGTGACTGCCCTACACAAAGACTGCAGGATTATACGTGCCACCTGATGAAACCAGGAGCCCCTGAGGGGTTTTCTGACCGAGCGCTGGCCCGTCAGTACAATCCTCTGCTTCTGAGCAGGGAACTGGGGTTGGCCATCCAGGTGTTGCTCCTGCTAGGGCTAGAtgggtgagtgtgtgtgtgagtgagcTGAGAAGAAATAAGCGAATGTGCTGTGTTCAAGGTTTCCTGGCATTAATAACAGCTTGAGGCTAATAACTGTAGCAACTTTATTAATGAAAGGTGTTCAAATAAATACTGGTTGTGATCTGTGACTCCCCCATTTCCATCCCTTATCAGGGAAAAGGGAATTTACAATAACTTTTGATGGAAAATGTCGTGTGGGAACACACAGACCCTAatcaaattctttcttcttttcttcgGAGTGATCTTTTTGAAGTGATCATGCTTGCAAGATGATTCTGTAAGTCTGACCAGTTCGTTTTAATGTCACTGTGCATAGTGCTTAAGGGAATTCTTAGGATGAAACTgaaaacttgagaaaaaaatctgaagtagcTCAGGAAAAATCTGAAGTAGCTCAGGAAGAATCTGAAGGTGATGATATTGGAGGGCTACAAGAATACCCAAGAATTCTAGAGATGACAGTATGGGCTATAGACACCTCTCCAAGAAAGGAGAGATGTGTTACTTCAGCCCACAGGATAGAGGCTGGCGtagaataaatgttttccagtcAAGTAACTATTGATAACAGGAgtaggaaagcagaagaaactgccTAAACCTGTGCAAAGTGGTAGAGAGCATTGAAGTTTTTAGTAGAAGACACGGTAAAATGGgctgtgaagaaaatgcagaataagCTAGAGAGAGTGATACAACTTAAAGAGAAATGTCGACACCTAAAGACAGGATTTCCAGTTTCCctaatgttcttttaaaaaaggatgtCAGTGTAGAAGAAGTTTAGGAGGGATGacaaacaagaaaggaaagagaaaggagggtCTGAAACCACAGAGAAACTAAGTGCTATGCACTTAAGGAGTTAAAGCTGAGAGAATTGTGGGTTAAGTATGTATATATGGAGGTCTGAATGAACAGTGATTAAATCAGAATAGGAGTAACACCGAAGGAGATAAATAGGTAAGTGTTGAAGGAGACATACCTGTCTCATAGTTTCATTACTAACCCCTGCATTATTCTAAAAGTAAAGATGACGATAAAAACATACATGCAAGGAGAATGGTAAAATAAGAGTGGTAGAAGTGTTTACATAAAGGTAACAACTGATAAGATAAACAACACTGTGTGATTTCACTTGTctgtaacttatttttatttatatatgaatGTTTTCAAGATGGTTAATCTGGACCAGAAGGTTCTGGAAACTTGTCTTCTCTTGTCACAGGTGCACTAACTCGTCAActtgaagagaaagaaaccaTAACATTGCAACTGTCCAGAAGCAAGCAGGCAATTACATACCAAAATAATGAACTTAAAAGACAGCTAGAGGAAGAGATCAAGGTAGTGCTGACTCCTGAGCACATGCTAAGGCTTTGAAATATACCAGGTCCTCAGTttgtttataaaacatttttggaagTTTGTAAATATTGCCGCCTACAGTCCAACACAATAAAATTACTACTGGGCAGGATGTGTACAGTAACCTTGGGGTTTAAGTGCTTTGCTAAGGAGGTCTCTGACCTGTTAAATGTGGTTTCCCTTTTGCTGACgttttttaactttaaagctCTAGTTTATGTGATTTCATTTGCTTCTATAGCCCCAGGGAAGAAAAGCTACAGAATGTGCCAAGGTGAAAGCATCACTCTTGGTCTTTTCTAGTGGTAGAGCTGAGAAAAGTT comes from Falco naumanni isolate bFalNau1 chromosome 1, bFalNau1.pat, whole genome shotgun sequence and encodes:
- the LOC121081583 gene encoding myosin-3-like isoform X3 — encoded protein: MGLNSADLLKALCYPRVKVGNEYVMKGQTVDQVQQAVNVISRSVYEKLFLWMVMRINQQLDTKLPRQHFIGILDIAGFEIFEFNSLEQLCINFTNEKLQQFFNRHMFVLEQEEYKKEGIEWEFIDFGMDLAACIELIEKPMGIFSILEEECMFPKATDTSFKNKLYDQHLGKSSNFQKPKPAKGKAEAHFSLVHYAGTVDYNITGWLEKNKDSLNESVVGLYQKSSMKILCSLYATFASIDEVENGGIKKKGTKKKGSSFQTVSVLFRENLNKLMSNLRATHPHFVRCIIPNETKTPGLMNHKLVLHQLRCNGVLEGIRICRKGFPSKILYGDFNQRYRLLNAGVIPEGQFVDSKKACEKLLSSIEIDHTQYKFGHTKVFFKVGLLAVLEEMRDDCLGQLITQTQALCRGYLRRLEFKIMLKRRDSIFCIQYNIRAFMNVKHWPWMKLFFKIKPLLKNVETEKEMAMMKEEFERTKEELAKSETQRKELEEKLVTLVQKKKHLQLQIQTENENLADTEERCDQLIKSKFQLEARLKELVEKLEDKEEINADLAARKRKLEDECSELKKDIDDLELTLAKAEKEKHATENKVKNLNEEMTGLGETIEKLDKEKAALQEAHQQALDDLQIEEDKVNSLTKARIKLEQQVNHVEGSLEQERKVCMDLERAKRKLEGDLKLSQETIMDLENSKQHLDEKLRKKDFQFNQMQNKIEEQQNSGTQLQKKIRELQARVAELEEEIMSEKATRAKAEKHCDELANELEEISERLEEAGGATTAQTELNKKREAEFQKMRRDLEEATLQHEATAAALRKKHADSTAELGEQIDNLQRVKQKLEKEKSELKMEIDDLASSTETIAKSKANLEKMHRSLEDQMREVKAKFEENQRNTNDMVIQKAQLQTESGALTRQLEEKETITLQLSRSKQAITYQNNELKRQLEEEIKAKNALAHALQSARHDCDLLREQYEEEQEAKGELQRALSKANSEVAQWRTKYETDAIQRTEELEEAKKKLSQRLQEAGQQAEAVNSKCASLEKTKLKLQREVEDLKVDIERANMLATTLSKKQQDFDKVVTEWKGKYEESQLEREAVCKESHLMTTELFKVKNAYEEILDQLETIKQENKALKQEIVDLTEQITENGKMMGELEKNKKQAEAEKSELWLALKGAEAALEHEEVKILGVNQELAQIKSEINRKIAEKDEEIGQLKKNHQRTVETMQSVLDAEIRSRSDSLRLKKKMEGDLNEMEIQLSHANRVAAEAQKHLQGIQGALKDSQLHLDDALRTQEDLKEQVAMVERRANLLQAEIEELRAALEQTERSRKVAEQELLDATERVQLLHTQNTSLFNTKKKLETDMAQMQTEMEDITNAAKNAEERAKKAITDAAVMAEMLKKEQDTSAHLERMKKNLDQTVKDLQHRLDEAEQLALKGGKKQLLKVETRIRELEAELEEEHKQSAEAVKITHKYERRLKELTFQNEEHRKNMMRLQDLVDKLQMKIKSYRRQAEEADEQSNTNLSKFRKAQHKLEEAEERAGIAESQINKLRAKTREVPTTKVVLGSEK